In Brettanomyces bruxellensis chromosome 8, complete sequence, a genomic segment contains:
- a CDS encoding uncharacterized protein (BUSCO:EOG09261B14) — protein sequence MVRNVHMVGIKPATAESSAVSENNVPVFSESLDRTEEALETFQLVKHNEYIDRLKGVYSAANEVMTCDCTERRVAGVNVACGADSDCINRLTNVECVDGECSCGARCQNQRFQRNQMADISIFLTEHKGYGMRANCDIPANTFIIEYKGEVIDEQAYKIRKEAYAKEGIKHFYFMMIQDGQIIDATKKGSLGRFCNHSCDPNAYVEKWVVNKRYRMGIFAKRKIPKGEEITFDYNVDRYGAEPQKCYCGAKNCVGYLGGKTQTEVLRLLTYAARDALGISAADENRWIKFQKKQGITISEENVASKVNDFVNSLELNPLEMSDVAKVSSFLLLPNNNPTIIDRVLERFDPNDPGYSELLHRFNRFHGLRALTSCIQTILDGNHVKHEMNAREKDVLKKVITILSNWPKLASKNTVKSCDLESLLRIMSQELDDNKINILVDDILDGWKDLRVVYRIPKRTTSMNGDATFLAQLDYRRSRSTQPLPANTSTPPHNEPKEIIPHSQKPWADVDVESLPDSRKIDGIPLPPGWNWTTDAKTGARYYYNRRENITQWEPPSWGIENVAKNPVKQPRKEMREEDINREKREKRRTMDEQFALRELQKKRRQEQKKAVKVEEQKLKKLSSIIAEASSSSEIKKAGSRSASKVHFQEYESHHHKHHFDSDRSQVRDGDLHKKYKREWMLLFASVVPNMLKKYEDHIGRENLKNCAREITHVLTNKELGRHKNQDPPAKISKDRKKKIWAFVSNYMDKFIMKFDSKKREHSSSHVGTSQKRQKYNMYKFSIN from the coding sequence ATGGTAAGAAACGTTCACATGGTTGGTATAAAACCGGCGACTGCGGAATCGTCAGCAGTTTCTGAAAATAATGTTCCGGTGTTTTCGGAGTCTCTTGATAGAACAGAAGAAGCTCTTGAAACATTTCAACTTGTGAAGCATAATGAATACATTGATCGACTTAAAGGTGTATATTCTGCGGCTAATGAGGTGATGACATGTGATTGTACTGAGAGAAGAGTGGCGGGTGTCAATGTTGCTTGTGGTGCAGACTCTGATTGTATTAATAGACTGACCAACGTTGAATGTGTTGACGGTGAATGTTCGTGTGGTGCTCGTTGTCAGAACCAAagatttcaaagaaatcagATGGCAGATATATCCATCTTTCTAACTGAGCACAAAGGGTATGGTATGCGTGCAAATTGTGATATTCCTGCAAATACCTTCATCATTGAGTACAAAGGAGAGGTGATCGACGAACAAGCCTATAAAATCAGAAAAGAGGCGTATGCAAAAGAGGGAATTAAgcatttctattttatgATGATTCAGGATGGTCAAATCATCGATGCCACGAAAAAAGGTAGTCTGGGAAGATTTTGTAACCATTCTTGTGATCCCAACGCGTATGTTGAAAAGTGGGTCGTGAACAAAAGATATCGCATGGGAATATTcgccaaaagaaaaataccCAAAGGTGAAGAAATAACCTTTGATTATAACGTGGATAGATATGGTGCCGAACCCCAGAAGTGTTACTGTGGGGCTAAGAACTGTGTTGGTTATCTGGGTGGTAAAACGCAAACAGAAGTTCTACGACTGTTAACATATGCTGCACGTGATGCTCTCGGAATAAGCGCTGCGGATGAAAACAGATGGATCAAATTTCAGAAAAAGCAAGGTATTACTATTTCCGAAGAGAATGTTGCAAGTAAAGTTAATGACTTCGTGAATTCTCTTGAGTTGAACCCACTTGAAATGAGTGATGTTGCAAAAGTTTCAAGTTTTTTGTTACTTCCAAATAATAATCCCACAATAATTGATCGTGTTTTAGAAAGATTCGATCCTAACGATCCTGGATATTCCGAATTGCTTCACAGATTCAACAGATTTCATGGTCTAAGAGCACTTACCTCGTGTATTCAGACAATTCTGGATGGTAATCATGTTAAGCATGAAATGAACGCCAGAGAAAAAGACGTACTTAAGAAAGTAATAACAATATTATCTAATTGGCCGAAACTTGCATCCAAAAATACCGTGAAAAGTTGTGATTTAGAATCTCTTCTACGTATTATGTCTCAAGAATTAGATGATAACAAAATTAACATTTTAGTGGATGATATTTTGGATGGTTGGAAAGATCTTCGAGTTGTGTATCGCATCCCAAAGCGCACAACGTCAATGAACGGTGATGCAACATTTTTGGCACAGTTAGATTATAGAAGATCAAGGTCTACACAACCATTGCCAGCAAATACTTCAACCCCTCCTCATAATGAACCCAAGGAGATCATTCCTCATTCACAAAAGCCATGGGCTGATGTTGATGTCGAATCTCTTCCTGATAGTAGAAAGATTGATGGTATTCCTTTACCTCCTGGTTGGAATTGGACAACAGATGCGAAAACCGGTGcaagatattattataacaGACGGGAGAATATTACTCAATGGGAGCCCCCTTCTTGGGGAATCGAAAATGTTGCTAAAAATCCCGTTAAACAGCCTCGGAAAGAAATGAGAGAGGAGGATATTAAccgagaaaaaagagaaaaacgAAGGACAATGGATGAACAGTTTGCCCTTAGAGAACtacaaaagaaaaggcgTCAAGAGCAGAAGAAGGCTGTTAAGGTTGAAGAAcagaaattaaaaaagttATCCAGTATTATAGCTGAGGCATCCTCGTCTTCGGAAATCAAGAAGGCTGGCTCTAGGTCTGCCTCAAAGGTTCATTTCCAGGAGTATGAgagtcatcatcataaacATCATTTTGATTCTGACCGGAGCCAAGTTCGTGATGGAGATcttcacaaaaaatataaaagagAGTGGATGCTTTTATTTGCTTCTGTGGTTCCTAATATGCTGAAGAAATATGAGGATCATATTGGAAGGGAAAACCTGAAGAACTGTGCAAGAGAGATTACCCATGTGTTAACTAATAAAGAACTAGGACGACATAAAAATCAAGATCCTCCTGCtaaaatttcaaaggatcgcaagaagaagatatggGCATTCGTGTCAAATTACATGgataaatttattatgaaatttgattcaaaaaaaagggaacaTTCTTCATCACATGTTGGAACTTCACAAAAGAGACAGAAATATAATATGTATAAATTTAGTATAAATTAG